One Nitrospira sp. SG-bin1 genomic region harbors:
- a CDS encoding ferredoxin oxidoreductase: MSETEVKTNPQGDPITSVAVPKSDGKKDPHGEAKRQRVVTPEYMFHEAPRTKEFITGSEAAKEAIRRSNVDLAIAYPITPQSETMQLVGVLYGEGYVKEYYRGEEEVGVMAAIAGGSRSGVRCYTATAGPGTLRGLEGIASWPGHRLPVVAMFTCRVVNAPLAIQPDNIEVSYLLNCGMIVFHAENQQDMFDFTMAGFTISEKNDVTLPVGVCCDGFFVTHARGYVRMQDRGIKLPPREAWRGAVPVLDAENPPARLSRDAPVQKSNFMAYNIHAVWQQEVWAAVERSRKYIDRYLGGLLTAENVDDAEVIIIASGSAAAQSREAVRLCKEKGMKVGLIKVRSLRPFPTKELRQLCGKAKLIVVPEFNYVGWLAKEVATAIYGFSNAKIIGGPRVYGGQSMPVELIVDEVESGVSGKKSTNVAMSQIMGGVVNQDEVAHFMRSI; the protein is encoded by the coding sequence ATGAGCGAGACCGAAGTCAAAACCAATCCACAAGGCGATCCGATCACCAGCGTCGCGGTGCCAAAGTCGGATGGGAAAAAAGATCCCCATGGCGAAGCGAAAAGGCAGCGGGTGGTGACGCCGGAATATATGTTTCACGAGGCGCCTCGGACAAAAGAGTTCATTACAGGCAGCGAAGCGGCAAAGGAGGCGATCCGCCGTTCGAATGTGGACTTGGCCATCGCCTATCCGATCACGCCGCAGAGCGAAACCATGCAGCTCGTCGGAGTACTCTACGGCGAAGGGTACGTGAAAGAATACTACCGTGGCGAAGAAGAGGTGGGCGTGATGGCGGCGATTGCCGGTGGATCGCGCTCGGGTGTCCGATGTTATACGGCCACGGCCGGACCCGGTACGCTGCGCGGTCTGGAAGGGATTGCCTCTTGGCCGGGCCACCGTCTTCCGGTCGTCGCCATGTTTACCTGCCGCGTGGTCAATGCGCCGCTGGCCATTCAACCGGACAACATCGAAGTGTCCTACCTGCTCAACTGCGGCATGATTGTGTTCCACGCCGAAAATCAGCAGGATATGTTCGACTTTACGATGGCCGGTTTCACGATTAGCGAAAAGAATGACGTGACATTGCCGGTAGGGGTCTGCTGCGACGGCTTCTTTGTAACGCATGCCCGTGGTTATGTGCGCATGCAGGATCGTGGCATCAAGTTGCCGCCGCGAGAAGCTTGGCGCGGAGCTGTTCCGGTGCTCGATGCAGAAAATCCTCCCGCTCGTCTGTCCCGCGATGCGCCGGTCCAGAAATCAAATTTCATGGCGTACAACATTCACGCCGTCTGGCAACAGGAAGTCTGGGCGGCAGTCGAGCGCTCGCGCAAATACATCGATCGGTATCTGGGCGGATTGCTCACGGCAGAGAATGTCGACGATGCCGAAGTGATCATCATTGCGTCCGGCAGCGCTGCCGCGCAATCGCGCGAAGCGGTTCGTCTCTGCAAGGAAAAGGGCATGAAGGTCGGATTGATCAAAGTCCGGTCCCTCCGTCCGTTCCCGACGAAGGAACTCCGTCAGTTGTGCGGCAAGGCCAAGCTGATCGTAGTCCCTGAATTCAATTACGTCGGTTGGTTGGCGAAGGAAGTGGCGACCGCCATCTACGGGTTCTCCAACGCAAAAATCATCGGCGGCCCGCGCGTGTATGGTGGTCAGTCGATGCCGGTGGAATTGATCGTGGATGAGGTTGAATCCGGTGTGAGCGGAAAGAAGTCTACCAACGTTGCGATGTCGCAGATCATGGGGGGCGTCGTCAATCAGGACGAGGTCGCCCACTTCATGCGCAGCATCTGA
- a CDS encoding ATP citrate lyase, giving the protein MAKVLEGPGMGLMKKWGIHTPNYVVVTSADELAKLGQVNDWMKTSKLVAKAHEALGSRFKLGLVKVGLDLSGAVSATKEMIGRQVGSITVTQVIISEMIPHKEEYYCAVKSTREGTEILVANCGGIEVESNWDRVKRLSLEVGQQPTPEALERLAKDAGFSGGLTKKMADFAGKMFICFDNEDAQYLEVNPVVTRESDGELVALDAVTLLDGDAKFRHPDWNFQFAAEFGRAYSKDEMEVMAVDSKIKGSVKFIEIPGGDTAMLPAGGGASVYYSDAVVARGGKLANYAEYSGDPPDWAVEVLTEKICSLPGIKNIIVGGAIANFTDVKKTFGGIINGFRKAKGDGKLKGVKIWVRRGGPREKEGLDAMRALKDEGFDINVFDRYTPLTDIVDKALQK; this is encoded by the coding sequence ATGGCAAAGGTGTTGGAAGGCCCCGGCATGGGGTTGATGAAGAAGTGGGGCATTCATACCCCCAACTATGTCGTTGTCACTTCCGCAGACGAACTTGCCAAGCTTGGGCAAGTCAATGACTGGATGAAGACCTCCAAGCTGGTGGCGAAAGCGCATGAAGCGTTAGGCTCTCGCTTCAAGTTGGGATTGGTCAAGGTGGGGCTTGACCTCAGCGGGGCCGTCAGTGCCACGAAGGAAATGATCGGTCGCCAGGTCGGCAGCATTACCGTCACGCAGGTCATCATCTCCGAAATGATCCCGCATAAGGAAGAATATTATTGCGCGGTGAAGTCAACCCGTGAAGGTACCGAGATCCTCGTCGCCAACTGTGGCGGCATCGAAGTGGAATCGAACTGGGATCGCGTCAAACGCCTCTCCCTGGAGGTCGGACAGCAGCCGACGCCGGAAGCCTTGGAGCGGTTGGCGAAGGACGCAGGCTTCTCGGGTGGCCTGACGAAGAAGATGGCTGATTTTGCGGGCAAGATGTTCATCTGTTTCGATAATGAAGATGCGCAGTATCTGGAGGTGAATCCCGTCGTGACACGCGAGAGCGACGGCGAATTGGTCGCCCTCGATGCCGTGACCTTGCTGGACGGTGACGCCAAGTTCCGCCATCCTGATTGGAACTTCCAGTTTGCGGCCGAATTCGGCCGTGCCTACAGCAAGGATGAAATGGAAGTCATGGCGGTCGACAGTAAAATCAAGGGGTCCGTTAAGTTCATCGAGATCCCAGGCGGCGATACGGCGATGCTTCCCGCCGGCGGCGGAGCCAGCGTCTACTACTCCGATGCGGTCGTGGCGCGGGGCGGCAAGTTGGCGAACTACGCCGAGTATTCTGGCGATCCCCCGGATTGGGCGGTGGAGGTGCTGACGGAAAAGATCTGCTCCTTACCCGGTATTAAAAACATCATCGTCGGCGGCGCGATTGCTAATTTCACCGACGTGAAGAAGACATTTGGCGGCATCATCAACGGATTCCGCAAAGCGAAGGGCGACGGGAAACTGAAGGGCGTGAAGATCTGGGTGCGGCGCGGTGGGCCCCGCGAAAAAGAAGGGCTGGACGCGATGCGCGCGCTGAAGGACGAAGGCTTCGACATCAACGTCTTCGATCGATACACCCCGCTGACGGATATCGTCGACAAGGCGCTGCAAAAATAA